In Pseudomonas saponiphila, the genomic stretch GTCGATTGGTTTTTCAAACGCATTGCCGAGATTCTCAACGAGCGCGGCATTGGCTTCGATTTCGAGCTGAACGTGAACGAAGAGGCTCCCAGCCTGTAGCCCGCCACCTGCGCGCTGCCCCCGGTTGAGCAGCGCGCAGCAATACCTCATGCAGGCAGAATCAGCGCTCGATTAAGCGCAATGAAATCCACATGCTGCTCATGGGAAAAGTCCTCGATCACCTCTTGCAGATGCACATGCTCCCGTCCATTGAGCGCCATTTCGCTTGCTGCATTGATCAAGAAAACACCCAGCGCCCTGAGCGTTTCCGGCTCGGCGAGAATCGAGATCTCATCCAGCTGGATGCTCTGATCACTGCCCACCGCGGTTCCCTGAACGCTAAAGTGTTTCAACTTTTCCAAAGGTCGAGCTCCTGCAACCGTAGGTGATGTGCAAATCGAGGTCATGTGCAAGGTTTGACCCACCCACGCTACTGCAAGGGCACATAAATATCCGTCAGCCACTGCTCCTGCGGCGTCTGCGGATAAATACTCAGGTATTCAAAGAACAGCGGCTGATCCCGCAGTTCCTCGCCACTGCCCGGCAGCCAATCGCGGTAGATCGGGTAGATGCTTTCACCTATATGATCCGGCGAGCCCACATGCCGCACCACCGCATAGCGGCCACCGGCAATCTGCATCTCGCGAATGCCCGCCTCATTGGCGGCCACCGCCTCATGAATCTCGCCGCAGATGGCAAAGCGAAATTCCTGCGGCGCCGTGGTATCGGGGTTGTTGAAGGGAATGCCAAAACTGCGACTCGACGCCACCGGCGACTGCCCGCTCTGCATCCGCCAATCGATAAACCTGCGCACGCTTTCATTGACCAGCCCGGCAGGCCCGCAGTGCTCCAGCGCTGCAACCCGGGTGTCGGCAAAGTTCACGATTCGTACCTGCATGATGATGCTCCTGGAAAAATGAGGGATAGCAAATACCGCATTCCAGACCTGCCAGTTCGGCTGCTTCCTGAACGCACTCGGGCTCA encodes the following:
- a CDS encoding Imm32 family immunity protein, which gives rise to MEKLKHFSVQGTAVGSDQSIQLDEISILAEPETLRALGVFLINAASEMALNGREHVHLQEVIEDFSHEQHVDFIALNRALILPA
- a CDS encoding AraC family transcriptional regulator, with the translated sequence MPDLPINAAYAKRFNAVLAYIDENLEGDLSVRTLSRMANFSEFHFHRQFSAFVGVPVARYVQLMRLRGAAHRLLYLADYSVLEAALGAGFESPEAFSRAFRRAFGMSPSAFRKQPNWQVWNAVFAIPHFSRSIIMQVRIVNFADTRVAALEHCGPAGLVNESVRRFIDWRMQSGQSPVASSRSFGIPFNNPDTTAPQEFRFAICGEIHEAVAANEAGIREMQIAGGRYAVVRHVGSPDHIGESIYPIYRDWLPGSGEELRDQPLFFEYLSIYPQTPQEQWLTDIYVPLQ